TAGCCTGGAAACCcttgtgcacgctcagttgctttGGTCGTCtcccactctctgcgacctcgtggaccgcagccccccagcctcccctgtccgtgggattctcgaggcaaggatactgccgtgggtcaccatttcctcctgcaggggatcttccccacccggggctCGAAGCTGCGGCTCTTAGGTCTCCGGCACCAGCAGGCGGGCTCTTTGCCCCTAGCGCGCCTGCTCGTTCGCGTTCGGAGCGATGAAGAGACGGGTTGCGTGTCCGTCAGTCGTATTCCACCTCTCGcgtttaatatgtgtgtgtgtgtgtgtgtgtgtgtgtgtgtgtgtgtgtgtgtgtttttactgCAAAGAGTCCCAACAGGAAAAGGAGAGTGAGGCGGATAAGGCCCCCACGGGCCGGCGCGCCTCGCTTCCGCAGACGTTAGCTGCCGTCAGCCTGCAGCTGGGGGTCTCGCTCGGGCGTGTCCTTGGCTCGCGGGCCTGGTCGTGGGTGTGGGACCCCTGAGTCCCGCCTGCATTAGGCGGACTGCAGCAAGGGctcttggggtggggtggggggctcggCTACCCCCCCTCCCCGCGGGCGGGTGTTCAGACCCCTCTGGTTAGAAGGGAAAGTTTCTTCTAGGGAACCTGTTGTCCCGAGCGACCGTGCCCCCGGGGCTGGCTTTGCACGTCACTTGTCACTGGGGGCCCAGCCCGGCTGCGACCAGGTGCCCTCGGGGGGAGGACCGCGCCCCCTGGCTTTCCTGGGGGTCCCCTCTGTTGGTCGCGTCCAGCCCCGGGGCGCCCCAGGCCCCTCTCTGAGTCCCCGCGACGCTCCCCCACCAAGCATCCGCCACCAAGCACTCCCAGCCCGCTTAGCCTTCCGCTCCCGGGTTGGGGGTGCGCACGTCCTGGGTCCAGGGCACCCCCTACAGACGCGTGCGGAGACTGCCTGCTTTCCGCCTCCTTTAATAATCGTTGCCCCGCGAGACACCTCTTCTCTGGGAATCACCCCGGCCGGCTCGCGCTGTGAGCTCGCGGCGGGGCGACCCTCAGGGTGGGGCCCGGGTCCCCAGGACCACGTGCAGCAGGCCTCCCGCGCGCGCCGCCTGCACGTCCTGGAAGCCGAGCCGCTGCAGGAGGCGGCGGTACTGCCCGGGGCTCCGGGGGCGCCGTCCCACCCCCCGGGGCCGCAGCCCTGGGGGCCTCCGCGCCGCCCCgctggcctcctcctcctccgtggGCGCCAGTTCGGCCAGCAGGAGGCCAGCGCCTGGGGAGACAGACACGGAGATAAGGGGGCGTCCCAGGACCCAGCCCGCGGGTGCCCCCGGGGCTCCCCGCCGGAGGACTTCCCTGTGGGGAAGGTGGGAGGAACTCTGTCCGCAGGCCCAGAGCCGCAGCCTCTGCGATGCCCGAAGCTGcgctgtgctcagtccctcagtcgcgtccgactctgcgaccccgtggactgtagcccgccaggctcctccgtccatgggattctccaggcaggaatactggagtgggtagcctttcccttctccaggggatcttcccaactcagggatcgaacctgtatctcccgcattgcgggcagattctctaGCCACCAGGGGGAGCCCATGAGACCCCCCCCCATTCGCATACTGCTGCTGGAAAGCTCAGAAATGAATGAGGACGACTGGGAATCAGCTGTGTCCCGGGCAGACGGTAAACTGGGCCCCGGACCCCgagctgggtgggtggggaggctgACTGTGAAACGTTCGTtccgtttctttctttctttcttgggtgGGAAATTGTCTTTAAGTGTGAAGAAAAGGCAAGTCCAGGGCCTCACCTGGTTTGCAGCTGCCGGAGATCCGGCTCAGGACCCCGTGGAGTCGGTCATCCGGCCAGTCGTGCAGGAGGCTGCAGAAAATGTATAGGTCTGCGGGCGGGAGGCTGTCGCTGGAAAGGTCACCTGGTTTAAACAGACGGGGTGGAGGCGTGGAGGCCACAGGGACCCCTGCAGACAGTGTCCTACACACAGAtgtaacacacagacacacagcgacacacagacacacaattacacacagacacacagcgacacacagacacagcgacacacaattacacacagacacacagcgacacacagacacagctacacacagccacacagtgacacacagacacacacagctacacacagacacagctacacacagccacacagtgacacacagacacacagcgacacagacacagcgacacacaattacacacagacacacagctacacacagacacagctacacacagccacacagtgacacacagacacacacagctacacacacaattatacagacacacagtgacacagacacagcgacacacacaattatacagagacacacagctacacaccgCTGTACACACaattatacacagacacacagcgacacacacagcgacacacaattacacacagacacacagctacacacagccacacagtgacacacagacacacagcgacacacagacacagcgacacagccacacagtgacacacacacacacagctacacacacaattatacagacacacagtgacacacagacacacagctacacacagccacacagtgacacacagacacacagcgacacacacagcgacacacaattacacacagacacacagcaacacacacacagcgacacacaccaattacacacagacacacagctacacCACCAGCCACACAACagtggacacacagacacacagcgacaccACCAGGACACCAGCGACACAACAAAAATCCAGCCACaccagtgacacacacacacacagctacacacaccaATTATACAGACACaccagtgacacacagacacacagctacacacagcccacacagtgacacacagacacacagcgacacacacagcCGACACACAATTACCACACAACACCAGCGACACACACAGCCGACACCACAAttacaccacagacacacacagctacaccacacagccacacagtgacacacagacacacacaggccgACACACAGACACCAGCGACACACAGCCCACAcccagtgacacacacacacaccaccagctACACACAACAATTATAACAGACACCaccagtgacacacagacacacagctacacacaacAGCCACACCAGGTGAACACAACAGACACACCAgcgacacacacagcgacacaaCAATTACACCACCAGGAcaacacacagcgacacacaagcGACACACAatgtgacacacagacacacagctacacacagcacaggcacacagccacacagtgaccACCACACCAGACACACAAATACAGACCACAGACACACCGACACAgcgacacacagccacacagtgacacacacacacacagctacacacacaattatacagacacacagtgacacacacaggacacacattacacacagccacacagctacacacagccacacagtgacacacagacaccacacagcgcacacagacacagcgacacaccacacagtgacacacacacacacagctacacacacaaatacagacacacagtggacacacagacacacagctacacacagcacacagtgacacacacagcGACACCAACAGAcgcacacagcgacacacagcgACAACACAATTAACACACAGCCACGCACACAGCgtgacacacaagcacacacagcacacacaagactacacacagcacacaccaaGTTGACACACAGGACACACAGCGACACCACACAGCGACACAccaattacacacagacacaccagcgACACCACACCAgcgacacacaattacacacagacacacagctacacacagccacacagtgacacacagacacacagcgacacacagacacagcgacacacagccacacagtgacacacacacacacagctacacacacaattatacagacacacagtgacacagacacagcgacacacaccacacacagtacacatgacacacacacagacaccacagcgacacacacagcgacacacaattacacacagacacacagctacacacagccacacagtgacacacagacacacagcgacacacagacacagcgacacacaagccacacagtgacacacacacacacagctacaacacacaattatacagacacacagtgacacacagacacacagctacacacagccaccacagtgacacacagacacacagcgacacacacagcgacacacacaattacacacagacacacagcgacacacagcgacacacaattacacacagacacacagcgacacacaccagcgacacacaattacacacagacacacagcgacacacacaggacacacaaacacagacacacagcgacacacagacacacaggacacacagccgacacacagacacagcacacgacacacacacacacagacacacacaacacacaggacacacagtgacacacagacacacagcctacacacacacagtgacacacagcgacacacacagcgacacacaattacacacagac
This is a stretch of genomic DNA from Capra hircus breed San Clemente unplaced genomic scaffold, ASM170441v1, whole genome shotgun sequence. It encodes these proteins:
- the LOC108634568 gene encoding N-acetylserotonin O-methyltransferase-like protein (The sequence of the model RefSeq protein was modified relative to this genomic sequence to represent the inferred CDS: added 238 bases not found in genome assembly) translates to MRASHGLSKLTAQHVATAFDLSPFTSACHLGGCTGALAHKLVQEYPRLQVTVFDLPEVIKLAGDFQTDAEPSERVHFVPGDLSSDSLPPADLYIFCSLLHDWPDDRLHGVLSRISGSCKPGAGLLLAELAPTEEEEASGAARRPPGLRPRGVGRRPRSPGQYRRLLQRLGFQDVQAARAGGLLHVVLGTRAPP